In one Dreissena polymorpha isolate Duluth1 chromosome 7, UMN_Dpol_1.0, whole genome shotgun sequence genomic region, the following are encoded:
- the LOC127837920 gene encoding uncharacterized protein LOC127837920 isoform X2, with product MYYSKRFFYVLRDIAYAVLELAQFALRVPMLVLDAAKVAVSVAKVVVDRSRVVLDIAKVALDMATIALEGVKQVLEVAKLALEAVKVVVKLGIAALNFVLKYGLQSLIDIRNCRFEIELSTSDLPIFDVKCEVNAFKTGFVPVGIKINFNDPIQSIWNAAKATIEMILNKIGNVFSGRKRREIRDKTLAGLYTSMRFARNADVDDAHFEMFANKTFNDTFNTYERSNKSQSDEYTYRKQLFTDKCLLFKRIHVFFHDTTSTLSELVHDTAASLKNICSLKWSLQSINTHDILSNLSYETIGVDPKVANYEFNISMSELQNTIDGARENISTDPFLVNLVSFVEDASTFMEAEAEGANKIMIVNQWIAAMNNITVKYFDNDTCVSFLDCTHYAIAGLYEQFMAVNVTNQTESLDAVSQYEDLFLLLVGNGSHTIEDVDSMAMSLLLTIKQMKEHYVFCSKAPEMLAPLRNLTVETGSNVSLVCNATGDPTPNYWWFKDRQLLSGENMMFLHISNARGNDSAAYYCKAGNLVANYSFEEAYLSVWDLKECLFANGNCSHTCKSTQGSYRCSCPSGFQLQTDNKTCTDINECSLKNGNCSHTCKNTQGSYQCSCPSGFQLQTNNSTCTDDSKGFRLAEVLVPAVVVLLAGIFGAAVFLVWRRHRRLYTFTAHVRMSNLTAVQPRPDVVNQM from the exons ATGTATTATAGCAAACGTTTTTTTTATGTACTGCGTGATATAGCCTATGCAGTTCTAGAGCTAGCCCAATTTGCATTGCGTGTACCAATGCTCGTACTCGATGCAGCTAAGGTGGCCGTGTCTGTTGCAAAGGTGGTTGTAGATAGATCTCGTGTGGTTTTAGATATTGCTAAGGTAGCTCTGGATATGGCAACTATTGCTTTAGAAGGTGTCAAACAGGTTCTCGAGGTCGCAAAATTAGCTCTTGAAGCGGTAAAAGTCGTTGTTAAACTCGGAATTGCGGCACtgaattttgtattgaaatatgGCTTGCAATCGTTGATCGATATAAGGAATTGTCGCTTTGAAATTGAGCTTTCAACTAGCGATTTACCAATATTTGATGTCAAGTGCGAAGTGAATGCCTTCAAAACTGGTTTCGTACCCGTTGGTATAAAGATTAATTTTAATGATCCCATACAAAGCATCTGGAATGCTGCCAAAGCTACGATTGAGATGATACTCAACAAGATCGGCAACGTTTTTTCTGGCAGAAAAAGACGTGAAATACGAGATAAAACACTAGCCGGTCTGTACACGTCGATGCGATTTGCACGCAACGCCGATGTAGATGATGCgcattttgaaatgtttgcaAATAAGACGTTTAATGACACTTTTAATACGTATGAACGCTCAAATAAAAGCCAGTCAGATGAGTATACGTATAGGAAACAATTGTTTACTGACAAATGTCTGCTATTCAAACGTATTCATGTGTTTTTCCACGACACAACAAGCACATTGTCGGAGTTGGTGCACGATACTGCAGCTTCGTTGAAGAATATATGTTCTCTTAAATGGTCCCTGCAGTCAATTAATACTCACGATATTTTGAGCAACTTATCATATGAAACAATCGGCGTCGATCCGAAGGTTGCCAATTATGAATTCAACATTAGTATGTCTGAATTGCAGAACACAATTGACGGTGCAAGAGAAAACATTTCAACAGATCCGTTTCTAGTCAACCTAGTCTCTTTTGTAGAGGATGCTAGTACGTTTATGGAAGCTGAAGCTGAGGGAGCAAACAAAATAATGATTGTAAACCAATGGATTGCTGCCATGAATAATATCACTGTGAAGTATTTTGATAACGACACGTGTGTTTCATTTCTTGATTGTACTCACTATGCCATTGCCGGCTTGTACGAACAGTTTATGGCTGTCAATGTAACAAATCAGACTGAAAGCCTAGACGCTGTATCGCAATATGAagatttgtttttacttttagtAGGCAATGGTTCCCATACCATTGAGGACGTTGATTCAATGGCGATGTCTTTATTACTGACTATAAAACAAATGAAAGAACACTACGTCTTTTGTTCAAAAGCTCCGGAAATGCTTGCACCTCTGCGAAATCTTACTGTTGAGACTGGGTCCAATGTTTCACTCGTCTGCAACGCAACGGGCGACCCAACACCAAACTATTGGTGGTTCAAAGATAGGCAACTGCTTTCCGGTGAAAACATGATGTTTTTACATATTTCCAACGCAAGAGGAAACGATTCCGCTGCGTATTACTGCAAGGCTGGTAATTTGGTTGCAAATTACTCGTTTGAGGAAGCATACCTGAGCGTATGGG ACCTAAAGGAATGTTTATTCGCGAATGGAAATTGTTCGCATACCTGCAAGAGCACACAAGGATCTTACCGATGCAGTTGCCCGTCAGGATTCCAACTTCAAACCGACAATAAAACTTGCACTG ACATAAACGAATGTTCTCTCAAGAATGGCAATTGTTCGCACACCTGCAAGAATACACAGGGATCATATCAATGCAGTTGTCCATCAGGCTTCCAACTCCAAACCAACAATAGTACCTGCACCG atGACAGCAAAGGCTTCCGGCTTGCAGAAGTCTTAGTTCCTGCAGTGGTAGTACTTTTAGCGGGCATATTTGGCGCTGCCGTTTTTCTAGTTTGGAGACGGCATAGAAG GTTATATACGTTCACAGCGCATGTCAGGATGAGTAACTTGACAGCGGTCCAACCAAGGCCTGATGTGGTCAACCAAATGTGA
- the LOC127837920 gene encoding uncharacterized protein LOC127837920 isoform X1, with protein sequence MYYSKRFFYVLRDIAYAVLELAQFALRVPMLVLDAAKVAVSVAKVVVDRSRVVLDIAKVALDMATIALEGVKQVLEVAKLALEAVKVVVKLGIAALNFVLKYGLQSLIDIRNCRFEIELSTSDLPIFDVKCEVNAFKTGFVPVGIKINFNDPIQSIWNAAKATIEMILNKIGNVFSGRKRREIRDKTLAGLYTSMRFARNADVDDAHFEMFANKTFNDTFNTYERSNKSQSDEYTYRKQLFTDKCLLFKRIHVFFHDTTSTLSELVHDTAASLKNICSLKWSLQSINTHDILSNLSYETIGVDPKVANYEFNISMSELQNTIDGARENISTDPFLVNLVSFVEDASTFMEAEAEGANKIMIVNQWIAAMNNITVKYFDNDTCVSFLDCTHYAIAGLYEQFMAVNVTNQTESLDAVSQYEDLFLLLVGNGSHTIEDVDSMAMSLLLTIKQMKEHYVFCSKAPEMLAPLRNLTVETGSNVSLVCNATGDPTPNYWWFKDRQLLSGENMMFLHISNARGNDSAAYYCKAGNLVANYSFEEAYLSVWDYRDVVLIENAIGDIDLKECLFANGNCSHTCKSTQGSYRCSCPSGFQLQTDNKTCTDINECSLKNGNCSHTCKNTQGSYQCSCPSGFQLQTNNSTCTDDSKGFRLAEVLVPAVVVLLAGIFGAAVFLVWRRHRRLYTFTAHVRMSNLTAVQPRPDVVNQM encoded by the exons ATGTATTATAGCAAACGTTTTTTTTATGTACTGCGTGATATAGCCTATGCAGTTCTAGAGCTAGCCCAATTTGCATTGCGTGTACCAATGCTCGTACTCGATGCAGCTAAGGTGGCCGTGTCTGTTGCAAAGGTGGTTGTAGATAGATCTCGTGTGGTTTTAGATATTGCTAAGGTAGCTCTGGATATGGCAACTATTGCTTTAGAAGGTGTCAAACAGGTTCTCGAGGTCGCAAAATTAGCTCTTGAAGCGGTAAAAGTCGTTGTTAAACTCGGAATTGCGGCACtgaattttgtattgaaatatgGCTTGCAATCGTTGATCGATATAAGGAATTGTCGCTTTGAAATTGAGCTTTCAACTAGCGATTTACCAATATTTGATGTCAAGTGCGAAGTGAATGCCTTCAAAACTGGTTTCGTACCCGTTGGTATAAAGATTAATTTTAATGATCCCATACAAAGCATCTGGAATGCTGCCAAAGCTACGATTGAGATGATACTCAACAAGATCGGCAACGTTTTTTCTGGCAGAAAAAGACGTGAAATACGAGATAAAACACTAGCCGGTCTGTACACGTCGATGCGATTTGCACGCAACGCCGATGTAGATGATGCgcattttgaaatgtttgcaAATAAGACGTTTAATGACACTTTTAATACGTATGAACGCTCAAATAAAAGCCAGTCAGATGAGTATACGTATAGGAAACAATTGTTTACTGACAAATGTCTGCTATTCAAACGTATTCATGTGTTTTTCCACGACACAACAAGCACATTGTCGGAGTTGGTGCACGATACTGCAGCTTCGTTGAAGAATATATGTTCTCTTAAATGGTCCCTGCAGTCAATTAATACTCACGATATTTTGAGCAACTTATCATATGAAACAATCGGCGTCGATCCGAAGGTTGCCAATTATGAATTCAACATTAGTATGTCTGAATTGCAGAACACAATTGACGGTGCAAGAGAAAACATTTCAACAGATCCGTTTCTAGTCAACCTAGTCTCTTTTGTAGAGGATGCTAGTACGTTTATGGAAGCTGAAGCTGAGGGAGCAAACAAAATAATGATTGTAAACCAATGGATTGCTGCCATGAATAATATCACTGTGAAGTATTTTGATAACGACACGTGTGTTTCATTTCTTGATTGTACTCACTATGCCATTGCCGGCTTGTACGAACAGTTTATGGCTGTCAATGTAACAAATCAGACTGAAAGCCTAGACGCTGTATCGCAATATGAagatttgtttttacttttagtAGGCAATGGTTCCCATACCATTGAGGACGTTGATTCAATGGCGATGTCTTTATTACTGACTATAAAACAAATGAAAGAACACTACGTCTTTTGTTCAAAAGCTCCGGAAATGCTTGCACCTCTGCGAAATCTTACTGTTGAGACTGGGTCCAATGTTTCACTCGTCTGCAACGCAACGGGCGACCCAACACCAAACTATTGGTGGTTCAAAGATAGGCAACTGCTTTCCGGTGAAAACATGATGTTTTTACATATTTCCAACGCAAGAGGAAACGATTCCGCTGCGTATTACTGCAAGGCTGGTAATTTGGTTGCAAATTACTCGTTTGAGGAAGCATACCTGAGCGTATGGG ATTATAGAGACGTGGTTCTTATCGAAAACGCCATCGGAGATATTG ACCTAAAGGAATGTTTATTCGCGAATGGAAATTGTTCGCATACCTGCAAGAGCACACAAGGATCTTACCGATGCAGTTGCCCGTCAGGATTCCAACTTCAAACCGACAATAAAACTTGCACTG ACATAAACGAATGTTCTCTCAAGAATGGCAATTGTTCGCACACCTGCAAGAATACACAGGGATCATATCAATGCAGTTGTCCATCAGGCTTCCAACTCCAAACCAACAATAGTACCTGCACCG atGACAGCAAAGGCTTCCGGCTTGCAGAAGTCTTAGTTCCTGCAGTGGTAGTACTTTTAGCGGGCATATTTGGCGCTGCCGTTTTTCTAGTTTGGAGACGGCATAGAAG GTTATATACGTTCACAGCGCATGTCAGGATGAGTAACTTGACAGCGGTCCAACCAAGGCCTGATGTGGTCAACCAAATGTGA